The following coding sequences lie in one Trichoderma breve strain T069 chromosome 1, whole genome shotgun sequence genomic window:
- a CDS encoding hhH-GPD superfamily base excision DNA repair protein domain-containing protein, which translates to MRTSRISKDTAKLLKRAAGSASPPRRTTRSSLARFALNAAASSTTSTSQTPDIEDSIGPPLKKRRRGSDASLSSEFTKPESDDEDDKFDAIAAAPSKNARRAPARARKPARKVADPATGETSISPPSDWEEMYNVVRKMRAPGGAAYGAAVDTMGCERLADRNASPKDQRLHSLIALMLSSQTKDTVTAVVMRKLQTELPAYKPGAPVGLNLDNLLAVEPNMLNQMIWAVGFHNNKTKYIKKTAEILRDEWNGDIPDTVEGLTSLPGVGPKMAYLCLSVAWNRTEGIGVDVHVHRITNMWGWNKTKNPEETRLALQSWLPHDRWREINSLLVGLGQAVCLPVGRRCGECDLGLQGLCKAAERKKVLEGRRIKEEVIKEEMIKIEKIEDEGAAGSAIVKVEAIVKEEVKVKQEQED; encoded by the exons ATGCGCACATCACGAATATCAAAAGACACGGCCAAGCTCTTGAAGCGAGCCGCAGGTTCAGCCTCGCCACCGCGCCGCACGACGCGATCCTCACTGGCACGGTTCGCCCTCAACGCAGCCGCTTCAAGCACGACGAGCACCTCACAGACGCCCGATATCGAAGACAGCATCGGCCCGCCGTTaaagaagcgaagaagaggttCCGATGCCTCGCTTTCCAGCGAATTCACCAAGCCCGAGTctgacgatgaggacgacaAGTTCGACGCGATAGCTGCGGCCCCCTCGAAGAATGCACGCCGTGCACCCGCTCGCGCCCGCAAACCCGCGCGCAAAGTCGCCGATCCGGCAACGGGCGAGACCTCCATCTCGCCGCCGTCCGACTGGGAAGAGATGTACAATGTGGTTAGGAAGATGCGCGCGCCGGGAGGTGCCGCCTATGGTGCAGCCGTGGATACAATGGGCTGCGAGCGTCTGGCGGACAGGAACGCTTCGCCAAAGGACCAGAGACTGCACTCACTGATTGCGTTGATGCTGTCCAGCCAGACAAAGGATACGGTGACGGCTGTGGTGATGAGGAAACTACAGACAGAGCTGCCGGCGTACAAACCGGGGGCTCCGGTGGGATTGAATCTGGACAATTTGCTGGCAGTGGAACCCAATATGCTCAATCAGATGATTTGGGCGGTTGGCTTTCACAATAACAAGACCAA GTACATCAAAAAGACTGCCGAGATCCTCCGCGACGAATGGAACGGCGACATACCCGATACAGTGGAGGGCCTCACGTCTCTACCCGGCGTCGGTCCCAAGATGGCCTATCTCTGCCTATCGGTGGCCTGGAACCGCACCGAAGGTATCGGCGTCGACGTACACGTCCATCGCATCACCAACATGTGGGGGTGGAACAAGACTAAGAATCCCGAGGAGACACGGCTGGCCCTGCAGTCATGGCTACCCCACGACCGCTGGCGTGAGATCAACAGCCTGTTGGTTGGATTGGGGCAGGCCGTATGTCTCCCCGTAGGCCGGCGTTGTGGTGAATGTGATTTGGGACTGCAGGGGCTCTGCAAAGCCGCCGAGAGAAAGAAGGTTCTCGAGGGAAGGAGGATCAAGGAGGAGGTgatcaaggaggagatgattaAGATTGAGAAAATAGAGGACGAGGGAGCGGCTGGCAGCGCAATTGTCAAagttgaagccatcgtcaAGGAGGAAGTCAAGGTcaagcaggagcaggaggacTAG
- a CDS encoding acyl-CoA dehydrogenase, middle domain-containing protein, giving the protein MEHSGANKGFFQPPPILPNQFYDDVSFQRCFKLFLPFSVITEVEAEVAALGRDVLSDEVFAWITDAERNKPYLKGSGRDAFGRWHGELVTGEGWRELQKFGLSRGIVATGYDTPYGAFSRPLQFLRLHLWEASSANVTCPSAMQDGAAALLRRHLASRRISEAERKVFEDAYRRLISRDPSVAWTSGQWMTERSGGSDVSQTETVATYQPEEAEGALASREGKIPLGPWSINGFKWFSSATDSNMTILLARTSQGGLSTFFAPMRRHDPTAKTMTGHPKANGSRLNGVWIQRLKNKLGTQSLPTAELVLEDMRGWKIGEEGKGIQEISTILTLTRIHNVVTACGYVGRGLGIARAYARRREVGAGRGARMKLTESTLHMRTLANLTAEYHGLMLLSNFCGYLLGISEHEATPPTSALAALTPADRLIDPLLRIVVPLAKAYVCKASVPLLYSCMESLGGVGYLVNEEQEYLNVARLYRDCCVLPIWEGTTDVLCTDMIRALKHPKTGAQSLDALENFIKTSYALKNETSVSKPPDWDPVAKWTAMRTYIDEKKQGDLVGEGREILWDIAEILISLLLFVDASTDGNEAAQEIFHRFVQDKFSREKRSRKTTAEELSRDLTIVYGVEEAEAVNREIIPKL; this is encoded by the exons ATGGAGCATTCGGGGGCGAACAAGGGTTTCTTCCAGCCTCCGCCAATTTTGCCGAACCAGTTCTATGACGATGTTTCCTTTCAAAGATGCTTCAAAC TATTCCTCCCCTTTAGCGTGATTACAGAGGTCGAGGCTGAAGTCGCAGCCTTGGGTAGGGATGTCCTCTCCGACGAAGTGTTTGCCTGGATCACAGATGCCGAGCGCAACAAGCCCTACCTCAAGGGCAGCGGCCGCGATGCCTTTGGCAGATGGCACGGTGAACTGGTGACTGGTGAGGGATGGCGCGAGTTGCAAAAGTTTGGTCTTTCTAGGGG CATCGTTGCCACTGGCTATGACACGCCATATGGCGCATTTTCTCGTCCTCTACAGTTTCTGCGTCTGCACCTCTGGGAGGCCTCGTCCGCCAATGTGACCTGCCCCTCTGCGATGCAAGATGGCGCGGCTGCTCTACTCAGGAGGCACTTGGCGTCTAGACGCATCAGCGAGGCGGAGCGCAAGGTATTTGAAGATGCCTATCGCCGTCTCATTTCTCGCGACCCAAGCGTTGCCTGGACTAGTGGTCAGTGGATGACGGAACGCTCTGGAGGCAGCGACGTATCTCAGACTGAGACTGTTGCCACCTACCAAcccgaagaagctgagggcGCGCTCGCATCGAGAGAAGGAAAGATACCCCTCGGGCCATGGAGCATAAATGGGTTCAAATGGTTCTCGTCCGCAACAGACTCCAACATGACCATTCTGCTAGCCCGTACCTCCCAAGGGGGGCTGAGCACCTTTTTCGCGCCCATGAGGCGACACGATCCTACTGCCAAAACCATGACTGGACATCCCAAAGCGAACGGATCTCGACTCAACGGCGTCTGGATCCAGCGGCTCAAGAACAAGCTGGGCACACAGTCGCTTCCGACTGCTGAGCTTGTGCTTGAAGATATGCGCGGCTGGAAGATTGGTGAAGAGGGCAAGGGCATCCAAGAGATTAGCACAATCTTGACTCTCACTAGGATTCACAACGTCGTCACAGCGTGCGGTTATGTTGGTCGCGGATTGGGTATCGCTAGGGCATATGCGCGTCGACGAGAGGTTGGGGCTGGCCGCGGTGCTCGGATGAAGTTGACTGAGAGCACGCTGCATATGCGCACTCTGGCGAACCTGACGGCTGAATATCACGGATTGATGCTCCTCAGCAACTTCTGTGGCTATCTTTTGGGCATTTCAGAACACGAGGCGACGCCGCCAACGTCTGCTCTCGCCGCTCTCACGCCGGCGGACCGGCTCATTGATCCACTCCTCCGTATCGTTGTGCCACTCGCTAAAGCCTATGTGTGCAAAGCCTCTGTCCCGCTGCTTTACTCATGCATGGAATCGCTTGGTGGCGTGGGCTATCTCGTCAACGAAGAGCAGGAATATCTCAACGTGGCCCGACTCTACCGGGACTGCTGTGTTTTACCCATCTGGGAGGGCACAACCGACGTCTTGTGCACGGATATGATTCGCGCTCTCAAGCATCCCAAAACAGGCGCTCAGTCGCTGGATGCCCTCGAGAACTTTATCAAAACTTCGTACGCCCTGAAGAACGAAACCAGTGTCTCTAAACCTCCTGACTGGGACCCCGTAGCCAAGTGGACTGCTATGCGAACATATATCGACGAAAAAAAGCAGGGTGACCTGGTTGGCGAGGGTAGAGAGATTCTGTGGGACATTGCTGAAATTCTCATTTCCTTGTTGCTCTTCGTTGATGCCAGCACCGATGGAAACGAGGCGGCGCAAGAAATCTTCCACCGGTTCGTCCAGGACAAGTTTTCGAGGGAGAAGCGCAGCAGGAAGACTACGGCGGAGGAGCTGAGCAGGGACCTGACTATTGTCTACGGTGttgaggaggcggaggctgTGAACAGGGAAATAATTCCGAAATTGTAA
- a CDS encoding alcohol dehydrogenase groES-like domain-containing protein: protein MASTVGKTITCKAAVAWEAGKELSIEDVEVAPPKAHEVRVQIYYTGVCHTDAYTLSGKDPEGAFPVILGHEGAGIVESVGEGVTNVKPGDHVVALYTPECKECKFCKSGKTNLCGKIRATQGQGVMPDGTSRFKCKGKDLLHFMGTSTFSQYTVLADISVVAVQPDAPMDRTCLLGCGITTGYGAARITAKVEEGSNIAVFGAGCVGLSVVQGAVVNKAGKIIVVDVNPAKAEWAKKFGATDFVNPNDLKGQTIVEKLIEMTDGGCDYTFDCTGNVNVMRAALEACHKGWGESIVIGVAAAGQEISTRPFQLVTGRVWKGCAFGGVKGRTQLPGLVSDYLSGALKVDEFITHRKNLGEINSAFEIMKQGDCIRAVVDARTL from the exons ATGGCTTCGACTGTTGGCAAG ACCATCACCTGCAAGGCTGCCGTTGCTTGGGAGGCCGGCAAGGAGCTGAGCATTGAGGATGTCGAAGTTGCTCCTCCCAAGGCTCACGAGGTCCGCGTACAGATCTACTACACCGGTGTCTGCCACACTG ATGCCTACACCCTCTCTGGCAAGGACCCCGAGGGTGCTTTCCCCGTCATCTTGGGACACGAGGGAGCTGGTATTGTCGAGTCTGTTGGCGAGGGTGTCACCAACGTGAAGCCCGGCGACCACGTCGTTGCTCTCTA CACTCCCGAGTGTAAGGAGTGCAAGTTCTGCAAGTCTGGCAAGACAAACCTCTGCGGCAAGATCCGAGCCACTCAGGGCCAGGGTGTCATGCCCGATGGCACCAGCCGATTCAAGTGCAAGGGCAAGGACCTTCTCCACTTCATGGGAACGTCGACTTTCTCTCAGTACACCGTCCTCGCCGACATCTCCGTTGTAGCTGTCCAGCCCGATGCCCCCATGGACCGCACTTGTCTCCTTGGATGTGGTATCACCACCGGCTACGGCGCTGCCCGCATCACCGCCAAAGTTGAGGAGGGATCCAATATTGCCGTTTTTGGAGCTGGATGCGTTGGCTTGTCAGTCGTTCAGGGAGCTGTCGTCAACAAGGCCGGTAAGATTATCGTCGTTGATGTCAACCCGGCCAAGGCGGAGTGGGCCAAGAAGTTTGGCGCTACGGATTTCGTGAACCCCAACGACCTCAAGGGACAGACCATTGTCGAGAAGCTGATTGAGATGACTGATGGTGGCTGTGATTACACCTTTGACTGCACGGGTAACGTCAACGTGATGCGTGCTGCTCTGGAGGCTTGCCACAAGGGCTGGGGAGAGAGCATTGTCATCGgcgtcgctgctgctggccaagAGATTTCCACACGTC CATTCCAACTTGTCACTGGTCGTGTCTGGAAGGGTTGCGCTTTCGGTGGCGTCAAGGGACGCACACAGCTGCCCGGGCTTGTCAGCGACTACTTGTCTGGAGCTCTCAAGGTCGATGAGTTTATCACACACCGCAAAAACCTTGGTGAGATTAACAGCGCATTTGAGATTATGAAGCAGGGAGACTGCATCCGTGCCGTTGTTGACGCGCGGACGTTGTAG
- a CDS encoding AN1-like zinc finger domain-containing protein, with amino-acid sequence MPAKKLRCTAKDCREPAQRIVGDCTFCNGHFCGKHRLLEDHKCSGLEDCKKQSHARNAAQLEAERTQVIRGV; translated from the exons ATGCCTGCTAAGAAGCTCCGTTGCACCGCCAAGGACTGCCGAGAGCCCGCTCAGCGCATCGTGGGTGACTGCACCTTTTGCAACGGCCACTTCTGCGGCAAGCACCGTTTGTTGGAGGACCACAAGTGCAGCGGTCTGGAAGAC TGCAAGAAGCAGTCTCACGCACGTAATGCTGCTCAGCTTGAGGCTGAGCGGACGCAAGTCATCCGAGGCGTCTAA